Proteins encoded within one genomic window of Bos indicus x Bos taurus breed Angus x Brahman F1 hybrid chromosome 18, Bos_hybrid_MaternalHap_v2.0, whole genome shotgun sequence:
- the OSGIN1 gene encoding oxidative stress-induced growth inhibitor 1, translating into MKVIFLAPPSARLFPAPEIPGLPGLSHPLGSPRGNVRPAPSAGSLTPGSPRGLTALPSVLDPGRSGRLPAPHPPPATGMSNRRKDHLGASSSEPLPVIIIGNGPSGICLSYLLSGYTPYVRPDAIHPHPLLQRKLSEAPGVSIMDQDLDYLSEGLEGRCQSPVALLFDALLRPDTDFGGSVESVLTWRHQKERAIPHLVLGRNPPGGAWHSIEGSMVTLSQGEWMGLPDLQVKDWMCKKRRGLRNSRATAGDIAHYYRDYVIRKGLSHNFVSSATVTAVEWGTPEPSSPGARDPSPLFQVSGFVTAEDQSQQSFSLRAHNVVLATGTSDSPARLGIPGEALPFVHHDLSALEAATQAGTVSPSSDPVLIIGAGLSAADAVLYARHYSVPVIHAFRRPVDDPGLVFNQLPKMLYPEYHKVHQMMREQSILSPSPYEGYRSLPEHQLLLLKEDRQAVFRDPQGLQKVFGVALVLVLIGSHPDLSFLPGAGTDLAVDPDQPLSAKRNPIEVDPFTYQTIHQEGLYAMGPLAGDNFVRFVQGGALAVASSLLRKEARKPP; encoded by the exons ATGAAAGTGATTTTCCTGGCCCCGCCCTCCGCCCGCCTCTTCCCAGCCCCTGAAATACCCGGGCTTCCCGGCCTCTCGCACCCTCTTGGATCCCCACGGGGTAATGTGCGTCCCGCTCCCTCGGCCGGCTCCCTGACCCCCGGTTCTCCGAGAGGCCTGACCGCGCTCCCCAGTGTCCTCGACCCAGGACGGTCAG GTCGGCTGCCAGCCCCACATCCCCCTCCAGCCACAGGCATGAGCAACCGGAGGAAGGACCACCTTGGTGCCAGCAGCTCAGAGCCCCTCCCGGTCATCATCATTG GCAATGGTCCCTCGGGCATCTGCCTGTCCTACCTGCTCTCAGGCTACACCCCCTACGTGAGGCCGGATGCCATCCACCCGCACCCCCTGCTGCAGAGGAAGCTCTCAGAGGCGCCGGGGGTCTCCATCATGGACCAG GACCTAGACTACCTGTCTGAAGGCCTGGAGGGCCGGTGCCAAAGCCCCGTGGCCCTGCTCTTTGACGCCCTCCTGCGCCCAGACACGGACTTTGGGGGCAGCGTGGAGTCCGTCCTCACCTGGAGGCACCAGAAGGAGCGAGCGATCCCCCACCTGGTCCTGGGCCGGAACCCGCCTGGGGGCGCCTGGCAT TCCATTGAAGGCTCCATGGTGACCCTGAGCCAAGGCGAGTGGATGGGGCTCCCCGACCTGCAGGTCAAGGACTGGATGTGCAAGAAGCGCAG aggTCTTCGCAACAGCCGGGCCACGGCCGGCGACATCGCCCACTACTACAGGGACTACGTGATCAGGAAGGGGCTGAGCCACAACTTCGTGTCCAGCGCCACGGTCACGGCCGTGGAGTGGGGGACACCCGAGCCCAGCAGCCCTGGGGCCCGGGACCCCAGCCCGCTCTTCCAGGTGAGCGGCTTCGTGACCGCCGAGGACCAGAGCCAGCAGTCCTTCTCCCTGCGTGCCCACAACGTGGTCCTGGCCACAGGCACGTCCGACAGCCCGGCCCGCCTGGGCATCCCCGGGGAGGCCCTGCCCTTCGTCCACCATGACCTGTCGGCCCTGGAGGCGGCCACGCAGGCAGGCACGGTGTCCCCGTCCTCGGACCCCGTCCTCATCATCGGGGCGGGGCTGTCGGCCGCAGACGCGGTCCTCTACGCCCGCCACTACAGCGTCCCTGTGATCCACGCCTTCCGCCGGCCCGTGGATGACCCCGGCCTGGTGTTCAACCAGCTGCCCAAGATGCTGTACCCCGAGTACCACAAGGTTCACCAGATGATGCGCGAGCAGTCCATCCTGTCGCCCAGCCCCTACGAGGGCTACCGCAGTCTCCCCGAGCACCAGCTGCTGCTCCTCAAGGAGGACCGCCAGGCCGTGTTCCGAGACCCCCAGGGCCTCCAGAAGGTCTTCGGCGTGGCCCTGGTGCTGGTGCTCATCGGCTCCCACCCTGACCTGTCCTTCCTCCCGGGGGCGGGCACCGACCTTGCCGTGGACCCCGACCAGCCACTGAGCGCCAAGAGGAACCCCATTGAGGTGGACCCCTTCACCTACCAGACTATCCACCAGGAGGGCCTGTACGCCATGGGGCCACTGGCCGGGGACAACTTTGTGCGCTTCGTACAGGGCGGGGCCCTGGCCGTGGCCAGCTCCCTGCTGCGCAAGGAGGCCAGGAAGCCACCCTAG